The following are from one region of the Thiocapsa rosea genome:
- the thiO gene encoding glycine oxidase ThiO: MSDVLVVGGGIIGLLTARELVESGAEVTLIEMGETGRESSWAGGGIISPIYPWRYPEAVTALATWSQHAYPELAEALVQETGIDPELTLSGMLVLDMDEHSVAVSWAERHGHPIEAVEGAHLHEIEPQLGPGLTRGLLLPRIAQVRTPRLSKAVRRSVEDRIQLRENEEVLELLVDGGQVTGVRTPDGPIEARRVVICAGAWTAKLLEQLGETPDIAPVRGQMILFYGKPGQINHITLHREQYLIPRRDGRMLFGSTLEHSGFVKTTTAEVKEALYRAAFEMFPVLKRTPIEDHWAGLRPSSPSGIPFIGAYPGVDGLFINAGHFRNGLVTGPASARLAADLVLGRTPILEPAPYAVDAAR, encoded by the coding sequence ATGAGCGATGTCCTCGTCGTCGGCGGCGGCATCATCGGTCTCCTGACCGCACGCGAGCTGGTCGAGTCCGGGGCCGAGGTCACCTTGATCGAGATGGGCGAGACCGGCCGCGAATCATCCTGGGCCGGCGGCGGCATCATCTCGCCGATCTACCCCTGGCGTTATCCGGAGGCGGTCACCGCACTCGCGACCTGGAGCCAGCACGCCTATCCGGAGCTGGCCGAGGCGCTCGTGCAGGAGACCGGGATCGATCCCGAGCTGACCCTGAGCGGCATGCTGGTGCTGGATATGGACGAGCACTCGGTCGCCGTGTCCTGGGCCGAGCGCCATGGCCACCCGATCGAGGCGGTCGAAGGCGCACATCTGCACGAGATCGAGCCCCAGCTCGGACCCGGTCTCACGCGTGGACTCCTGCTCCCGCGCATCGCGCAGGTACGCACGCCGCGCTTGAGCAAGGCGGTTCGCCGCTCGGTGGAAGACCGCATCCAGCTGCGCGAAAACGAAGAGGTCTTGGAGCTTCTGGTCGACGGCGGTCAGGTGACCGGGGTACGGACGCCGGACGGGCCGATCGAGGCGCGCCGGGTCGTCATTTGTGCCGGCGCATGGACCGCCAAGCTGCTCGAGCAGCTTGGCGAAACGCCCGACATCGCGCCGGTGCGCGGTCAGATGATCCTTTTCTACGGCAAGCCCGGTCAGATCAACCACATCACCCTGCACCGCGAGCAGTATCTCATTCCGCGGCGCGACGGGCGGATGTTGTTCGGAAGCACCCTCGAGCACAGCGGATTCGTCAAGACGACGACCGCCGAGGTCAAAGAGGCGCTCTACCGTGCGGCCTTCGAGATGTTTCCCGTCCTCAAGCGCACGCCCATCGAAGACCACTGGGCGGGGCTGCGACCCAGCTCGCCGAGCGGCATCCCCTTTATCGGCGCCTATCCGGGCGTCGACGGGCTGTTCATCAACGCAGGACATTTCCGCAACGGTCTCGTCACCGGCCCGGCCTCTGCACGGCTCGCGGCCGATCTTGTGCTGGGGCGCACACCCATCCTGGAACCTGCCCCTTACGCGGTCGATGCAGCGCGCTAA
- the tsaD gene encoding tRNA (adenosine(37)-N6)-threonylcarbamoyltransferase complex transferase subunit TsaD produces MPKRIVRRVLGIETSCDETGVAVYDGERGLVAQAVYSQIEIHAQYGGVVPELASRDHVRKTLPLIRQVLEESGLDPASIDGVAYTAGPGLVGALLVGAALGRSLAWSWGVPAVGVHHMEGHLLAPLLEDPAPPFPFVALLVSGGHTQLVDVTGVGRYRILGESLDDAAGEAFDKTAKILDLPYPGGPELAKLAEHGDPKRFRFPRPMTDRPGLDFSFSGLKTFALNTVRETVPEALDPDQTRADIARAFEEAVVDTLVIKCRRALQETGHRRLILAGGVSANRRLRERMNTAIAAAGGETFYPRPSLCTDNGAMIAYAGWQRLRAGHLEPLAFKPRARWPMEELTPA; encoded by the coding sequence GTGCCCAAAAGGATCGTAAGACGTGTCCTCGGGATCGAGACCTCCTGCGACGAGACCGGAGTGGCCGTCTACGACGGCGAACGCGGTCTGGTTGCCCAAGCTGTCTACAGTCAAATCGAGATCCACGCCCAGTACGGCGGCGTCGTCCCGGAGCTGGCCTCGCGCGATCACGTGCGCAAGACACTGCCGCTGATCCGACAGGTCCTCGAGGAATCGGGGCTCGATCCCGCATCGATCGACGGCGTGGCCTACACCGCCGGTCCCGGTCTGGTCGGCGCACTCCTAGTCGGCGCCGCCTTGGGTCGTAGCCTCGCCTGGTCCTGGGGTGTGCCGGCGGTCGGCGTGCATCATATGGAGGGACATCTGCTCGCACCCCTGCTCGAAGATCCGGCGCCCCCCTTCCCCTTCGTGGCACTCCTGGTCTCGGGCGGACACACTCAACTGGTCGACGTGACCGGCGTGGGCCGCTACCGCATCTTGGGCGAATCGCTCGACGACGCCGCCGGGGAGGCCTTCGACAAGACCGCGAAGATCCTCGATCTCCCCTACCCCGGCGGCCCGGAGCTCGCCAAGCTCGCCGAGCACGGTGACCCCAAGCGTTTCCGCTTCCCTCGCCCCATGACCGACCGACCGGGGCTCGATTTCAGTTTCAGCGGGCTCAAGACCTTCGCACTCAATACCGTTCGCGAGACCGTTCCCGAGGCGCTCGACCCGGACCAGACCCGCGCCGACATCGCCCGTGCCTTCGAGGAGGCGGTGGTTGACACCCTGGTGATCAAGTGTCGTCGCGCCCTGCAGGAGACCGGCCATCGGCGCCTGATCCTCGCCGGCGGCGTCAGCGCCAACCGCCGACTGCGCGAACGTATGAACACCGCCATCGCTGCCGCGGGCGGCGAGACCTTCTACCCCAGACCCTCCCTGTGCACCGACAACGGCGCCATGATCGCCTACGCCGGCTGGCAGCGCCTGCGCGCAGGCCATCTCGAGCCCCTCGCCTTCAAGCCCAGGGCGCGTTGGCCGATGGAAGAGCTGACACCCGCTTAA
- a CDS encoding alpha/beta hydrolase, translating to MNRTFACVSAVMLTVAVISGCATKPRQLMPTPLVYQEPNGQVLFEKIAASQQRPEVDLLFITNRAAQDDPESRLPYGQTRRKGMVFGSAEVRMVPAIDWETLKAQSRLAERTSEVALELGTVKEFAAFPQEPYRIIRAGENTLSRDPIEMREFDATKAAFQEEIRRRLALSPKKEVMLYVHGFNETFATAAFTAAELCHFFGREQVCSFFTWPASSTGNFLISYTTTTESAEYAVDHLKKSLRMIAGTPGVERIQLLAHSRGTAVLLNALRELMIEAIALGVDPADAYRIYNVVLLSPDIDVDIAGQKITGFVSDPDLTRAWPDDALPRLLNGRLSIYASPDDRALSVSRILFRSRNRVGQLRPEDIAPAMQTYFGTFGRIDLITFSGERTDLFGHSYFTTNPKVSSDLVQLIRFGKGPGDPGRDLLRTGPATWEFRAEGDSR from the coding sequence ATGAATCGGACCTTCGCGTGCGTATCGGCCGTCATGCTGACGGTTGCGGTTATATCCGGCTGTGCGACCAAGCCGCGGCAGCTGATGCCGACGCCGTTGGTCTATCAGGAGCCGAACGGGCAGGTGCTCTTCGAGAAGATCGCAGCATCGCAGCAACGCCCCGAAGTCGATCTGCTCTTCATCACCAATCGTGCTGCGCAGGATGATCCCGAAAGCCGTCTCCCCTATGGGCAGACGCGCCGTAAAGGGATGGTGTTCGGCTCGGCCGAGGTGCGCATGGTCCCCGCGATCGATTGGGAGACTCTGAAGGCCCAAAGTCGGCTTGCCGAGCGGACATCCGAGGTCGCCCTGGAGCTTGGGACAGTCAAGGAATTTGCGGCATTTCCGCAAGAGCCTTACCGGATTATTCGGGCGGGCGAAAACACGCTGAGTCGGGATCCGATCGAAATGCGAGAGTTCGACGCGACCAAGGCGGCCTTTCAGGAGGAGATCCGGCGTCGCTTGGCCCTGTCGCCGAAGAAGGAGGTCATGCTCTACGTTCACGGCTTTAACGAGACCTTCGCCACGGCGGCCTTTACGGCCGCGGAACTCTGTCACTTCTTCGGTCGCGAGCAGGTCTGCAGTTTCTTCACCTGGCCGGCATCCTCGACCGGGAACTTCCTGATCTCGTATACCACGACCACTGAATCCGCCGAGTACGCGGTCGACCATCTCAAAAAGAGCCTGCGCATGATCGCGGGGACGCCCGGTGTGGAGCGTATTCAACTGCTGGCGCACAGCCGCGGGACGGCTGTGCTCCTCAATGCCTTGAGGGAGTTGATGATCGAAGCGATCGCCTTGGGAGTGGACCCCGCCGATGCCTACCGAATCTATAACGTCGTCCTTCTCTCCCCCGATATCGACGTGGACATTGCCGGGCAGAAGATTACCGGATTCGTATCGGATCCGGACCTGACCCGCGCATGGCCGGACGATGCGTTGCCGCGCCTCCTGAATGGCCGGCTAAGCATCTATGCCTCGCCGGACGATCGTGCGCTGAGCGTCTCGCGGATCCTCTTTCGCAGTCGCAACCGAGTCGGCCAGCTTCGCCCGGAGGACATTGCTCCCGCGATGCAGACCTATTTCGGAACCTTCGGCCGGATCGATCTGATCACCTTCTCGGGTGAGCGCACCGATCTGTTCGGTCACTCTTACTTCACGACCAACCCCAAGGTCAGCTCGGATCTCGTGCAGTTGATTCGGTTCGGGAAAGGCCCCGGCGATCCTGGACGTGATCTTCTACGCACGGGACCGGCAACCTGGGAGTTCAGGGCCGAGGGCGATTCGCGGTGA
- the aqpZ gene encoding aquaporin Z, producing the protein MPLMTRALAELIGTFWLVLGGCGAAVFAAGVPDVGIGYLGVSFAFGLTVLTMAYAIGHISGCHLNPAVSLGLAVGGRFPFADVPVYVVAQVLGAIVAAFLIWFIASDMGVHKEGQATFTLAANSLAVNGYDSLSPQGYGLFAGLVTEIVMTAMFLFIILGATDKRGIGTHAGLAIGLALTLIHLISIPITNTSVNPARSTGPALALLTGGQGQAAGQLWLFWVGPLIGAAIAGVVYRLFEQKHTA; encoded by the coding sequence ATGCCACTCATGACACGCGCGCTCGCCGAGCTGATCGGAACCTTCTGGCTTGTCCTTGGCGGCTGCGGAGCCGCCGTCTTTGCAGCAGGCGTTCCGGACGTCGGAATCGGCTATCTGGGCGTTTCGTTCGCCTTTGGTTTAACCGTATTGACGATGGCCTATGCCATCGGTCATATCTCCGGCTGTCACTTGAACCCCGCCGTCTCGCTGGGACTCGCCGTAGGCGGTCGCTTCCCCTTCGCCGATGTTCCGGTCTATGTCGTCGCCCAGGTCCTCGGCGCCATCGTCGCCGCCTTCCTGATCTGGTTCATCGCCTCGGACATGGGCGTTCACAAAGAGGGGCAAGCGACCTTCACGCTCGCCGCCAACAGCTTGGCCGTCAACGGTTACGACAGCCTCTCACCGCAGGGTTACGGCTTGTTCGCCGGGTTGGTGACCGAGATCGTCATGACCGCCATGTTCCTCTTCATTATCCTCGGCGCGACTGACAAACGCGGCATTGGTACCCATGCGGGTCTCGCCATTGGCCTGGCGCTCACGCTGATCCATCTGATCTCGATCCCGATCACCAACACCTCGGTCAACCCGGCGCGCAGCACCGGACCCGCTTTGGCGCTGCTCACCGGCGGACAAGGTCAGGCGGCGGGCCAGCTCTGGCTGTTCTGGGTCGGACCGCTGATCGGTGCAGCGATTGCAGGGGTGGTGTATCGCCTGTTCGAGCAAAAGCATACAGCTTGA
- the serS gene encoding serine--tRNA ligase produces MLDPRLLRTQLDEVAAHLSRRGLVLDTARIESLETERKALQVEVQSLQNERNTHSKAIGKAKASGADIAPLLAEVSDLGERLKASEVRLEEIQAAVEEIALGLPNLPDESVPDGRDERENREERRWGEPPSFGFTPRDHVDLGAFSGWMDFDLAAKIVGSRFVVLSGPLARLHRALIQFMLDIHTGEHGYTEVYVPYLVNAESLYGTGQLPKFEQDLFKVPGERDLYLIPTAEVPVTNLVRNLILDAGELPRKWVAHTPCFRSEAGSYGKDTRGMIRQHQFEKVELVQAVRPEESLQALEDLTRHAESILQRLGLAYRVVSLCCGDLGFSSRKTYDLEVWLPAQETYREISSCSNFGDFQARRLQARWRNPETGKPELLHTLNGSGLAVGRTLVALLENYQKADGRIVIPEVLRPYMGGQDVLG; encoded by the coding sequence ATGTTAGATCCACGCCTGCTGCGGACCCAGTTGGACGAGGTTGCCGCGCACCTGTCACGTCGCGGTCTGGTCCTGGATACCGCGCGCATCGAGTCGTTGGAGACCGAGCGCAAGGCCTTGCAGGTCGAGGTCCAGTCGCTGCAGAACGAGCGCAACACCCACTCGAAGGCGATCGGGAAGGCCAAGGCGTCCGGTGCGGACATTGCGCCCTTGCTGGCCGAGGTCTCCGACCTGGGCGAGCGTCTGAAGGCATCCGAGGTGCGGCTCGAGGAGATCCAGGCGGCGGTGGAGGAGATCGCCCTGGGTCTGCCCAACCTGCCGGATGAGAGCGTGCCGGACGGGCGAGACGAGCGCGAGAATCGCGAGGAGCGTCGCTGGGGCGAGCCGCCGAGCTTCGGTTTTACGCCGCGGGACCACGTCGACCTCGGCGCATTCAGCGGCTGGATGGATTTCGACCTCGCTGCCAAGATTGTGGGCTCGCGTTTCGTAGTCTTGTCCGGTCCTCTCGCACGCCTGCATCGGGCGCTGATCCAGTTCATGCTCGACATCCATACCGGCGAGCACGGCTACACCGAGGTCTATGTCCCCTATCTGGTGAACGCGGAGAGCCTCTACGGGACCGGCCAGCTCCCCAAGTTCGAGCAGGACCTTTTCAAGGTGCCGGGCGAGCGCGATCTCTATCTGATCCCGACCGCCGAGGTGCCGGTGACCAATCTGGTCCGTAACCTGATCCTCGATGCCGGCGAGCTGCCGCGCAAATGGGTCGCCCACACACCCTGTTTTCGCAGCGAGGCCGGCTCCTACGGCAAGGACACCCGCGGGATGATTCGCCAACATCAGTTCGAGAAGGTCGAGCTGGTGCAGGCCGTGCGCCCCGAAGAGTCGCTCCAGGCACTGGAAGACCTGACCCGGCATGCCGAGTCCATCCTTCAGCGTCTCGGACTCGCCTATCGCGTGGTGTCGCTCTGCTGCGGTGATCTCGGTTTCTCCTCGCGCAAGACCTACGATCTGGAGGTCTGGCTACCGGCTCAGGAAACCTATCGCGAGATCTCCTCCTGCAGCAACTTCGGCGACTTTCAGGCCCGCCGACTTCAAGCCCGCTGGCGCAATCCCGAGACCGGCAAACCGGAGCTGCTGCATACGCTCAACGGCTCCGGCCTTGCCGTCGGGCGCACGCTCGTTGCCCTGTTGGAAAACTATCAGAAGGCGGACGGGCGTATCGTCATCCCGGAGGTGCTGCGGCCTTACATGGGCGGCCAGGACGTACTGGGGTAA
- a CDS encoding DUF190 domain-containing protein: protein MSRIEALMVRVYLSESDHALKAMLACLHDDLGVRGVTVMRGIEGYGVSGKRHGASLIDLSLDLPLVVEFFDRPEKAASAITRIERFVRPGHIVSWPITVEFEESEC, encoded by the coding sequence ATGAGTCGGATCGAGGCGCTCATGGTTCGGGTCTATCTGTCCGAATCCGATCATGCGTTGAAGGCCATGCTTGCCTGTCTGCACGACGATCTCGGCGTTCGAGGCGTCACCGTCATGCGCGGGATCGAAGGGTATGGGGTGTCCGGGAAACGGCACGGTGCGTCCCTGATCGATCTCTCGCTCGATCTGCCCTTGGTGGTGGAGTTTTTTGATCGGCCCGAGAAGGCCGCGTCCGCTATCACGCGCATCGAGCGCTTCGTTCGGCCGGGTCATATCGTATCCTGGCCGATTACTGTCGAATTCGAGGAATCCGAATGTTAG
- the crcB gene encoding fluoride efflux transporter CrcB produces the protein MLQLIAIAAGGALGSLARFGMSSAVYAWLGRGFPWGTLAVNLLGSFLMGLLFVLLIERLSWAPEWRGAILIGFLGAFTTFSTFSIETLNLLEEGAMMAAFLNMVLSVWLCVLVCWAGIILGRSL, from the coding sequence ATGCTTCAGCTCATCGCGATCGCAGCCGGCGGCGCGCTCGGCTCATTGGCGCGCTTCGGGATGTCGAGCGCCGTTTACGCGTGGCTCGGAAGGGGCTTCCCTTGGGGGACTTTGGCGGTCAACCTGCTCGGCTCCTTCCTGATGGGGCTCTTGTTCGTGCTTCTGATCGAGCGGTTGAGTTGGGCGCCGGAATGGCGCGGGGCGATCCTGATCGGCTTTCTCGGCGCCTTCACCACCTTTTCCACCTTTTCGATCGAGACGCTGAATCTTTTGGAAGAAGGGGCCATGATGGCGGCCTTTCTCAACATGGTGCTCAGCGTCTGGCTCTGTGTTCTGGTCTGTTGGGCCGGGATTATCCTCGGGAGGTCACTATGA
- a CDS encoding class I SAM-dependent methyltransferase yields MPRLDNTSFYLDSLTSHGETAKGVQWQSTQSQELRFKVLRRLLPEDLSELTLVDAGCGFGDLHRYLDRCNSLPGRYIGLDVMEPMAEVARRRTGCEIRICNVLEDRLPSADYYLCSGAMNNLTREETWEFIRRCFAASRHGFIFNLLKGTDGPGSYNYQQPRDLLALARELGAEPRLEEGYLSGDFTMALLK; encoded by the coding sequence ATGCCGAGACTTGACAACACCAGTTTTTATTTGGACTCGCTGACCTCGCATGGCGAGACTGCCAAGGGCGTGCAGTGGCAGTCGACTCAAAGCCAAGAGCTGCGCTTCAAGGTGCTGCGTCGGCTCCTGCCCGAGGATCTGTCGGAGTTGACCTTGGTCGATGCGGGTTGCGGATTCGGCGATCTCCATCGCTATCTCGACCGCTGCAACAGCCTGCCCGGACGCTACATCGGGTTGGACGTGATGGAGCCGATGGCGGAGGTCGCGCGTCGTCGCACCGGATGCGAGATCCGCATCTGCAACGTGCTGGAGGATCGGCTCCCGAGCGCCGACTACTATCTCTGCAGCGGTGCCATGAATAACCTGACCCGCGAGGAGACCTGGGAGTTTATCCGCCGTTGCTTCGCGGCGTCCCGGCACGGCTTCATCTTCAATCTGTTGAAGGGAACCGACGGTCCGGGCAGCTACAACTATCAGCAGCCGCGCGATCTTCTTGCGCTGGCCCGAGAGTTGGGTGCGGAGCCGCGTTTGGAGGAAGGCTATCTGAGCGGTGACTTCACCATGGCCTTGCTGAAGTAG